The following are from one region of the Arachis duranensis cultivar V14167 chromosome 10, aradu.V14167.gnm2.J7QH, whole genome shotgun sequence genome:
- the LOC107471150 gene encoding gibberellin-regulated protein 4 — translation MAKSKFLAVLILALIAISMLQTVVMASHGHGGHHYNDQRKYGPGSLKSYQCPSKCSTRCSRTQYHKPCMFFCQKCCNKCLCVPPGYYGNKAVCPCYNNWKTKEGGPKCP, via the exons ATGGCCAAGTCTAAGTTCCTTGCTGTTTTGATCTTGGCCCTCATTGCCATTTCCATGCTTCAAACTGTG gTTATGGCATCTCATGGGCATGGAGGACACCATTACAATGACCAG AGGAAATATGGACCTGGCAGTCTCAAGAGCTACC AATGCCCATCAAAATGTTCAACAAGGTGCAGTAGGACCCAATACCACAAGCCGTGCATGTTTTTTTGTCAGAAGTGCTGTAACAAGTGCCTCTGTGTTCCCCCGGGGTATTATGGGAACAAAGCTGTCTGCCCCTGCTACAACAACTGGAAGACCAAGGAAGGAGGACCAAAATGCCCttga
- the LOC107471201 gene encoding structural maintenance of chromosomes protein 4: protein MEQHDESPAAGGSIRPRLFIKEMVMRNFKSYAGEQRVGPFHKSFTAVVGPNGSGKSNVIDAMLFVFGKRAKQMRLNKVSELIHNSTNHQNLDSAGVSVHFQEIVDLDDGTYEAVPGSDFVITRVAFRDNSSKYYINDRTSNFTEVTKKLKGKGVDLDNNRFLILQGDVEQISLMKPKAQGPHDEGFLEYLEDIIGTNKYVEKIDESYKQLETLNEKRSGVVQMVKLSEKERDGLEDVKNEAEAYMLKELSLLKWQEKATKLALDDTGAKMDEKHEIISSLEESLKAERDKIQESKQTLEEIEAKHNKHLKRQEELDSDMRKCKEEFKEFERQDVKFQEDFKHVSQKIKKLEDKVEKDSSKHDSLVKEGENSMDLIPKLEDNIPKLQQLLLDEEKILEEIIDCSKVETEKFRSELAKIRAELEPWEKDLIEHKGKLDVASTETKLLNEKHEASHKAFKEAQSQMKIISETIESKTASISQIMGDIEKRKHDAVEAHQVEEECIKEQDALIPLEQAARQKVAELKSVMDSEKSQGSVLKEILKAKETKKIEGIYGRMGDLGAIDAKYDIAVSTACAGLDYIVVETTNAAQACVELLRRENLGVATFMILEKQVDLLPMLKKKVSTPEGVPRLFDLVKVHDERMKLAFFAALRNTVVAKDLDQATRIAYGGNHEFRRVVTLDGALFEKSGTMSGGGSKPRGGKMGTSIRATSVSTEAVANAEKELSGLANKLNDIRERIADAVRRYQASEKAIGSLEMELAKSQKEVDSLTSQHKYIEKQLDSLEAASNPQQDELDRLEELKKIISAEEREVNRLIDGSKQLKRKAAELQKNIENAGGEKLKSQKSKVQKIQSDIDKNQSEINRHKVQIETGQKMMKKLIKGIEESKKEVERLTGEKEKLKSKFKEIEQKAFGAQESYKKIEELMYKHKVVLDEAKAEYEKMKKAVDVLRASEVDADFKLKDMKKACKELEMRGKGYKKRLDELQTTISKHLEQIQVDLVDPEKLQATLADDNLNAACDLKKALEMVGLLEAQLKEMNPNLDSIAEYRKKVQLYNERVEELNAVTQERDDIKKQYDEWRKKRLDEFMEGFNAISLKLKEMYQMITLGGDAELELVDSLDPFSEGVVFSVRPPKKSWKNIANLSGGEKTLSSLALVFALHHYKPTPLYVMDEIDAALDFKNVSIVGHYVKDRTKDAQFVIISLRNNMFELADRLVGIYKTDNCTKSITIDPASFVVCQKAA from the exons ATGGAGCAGCACGACGAGTCACCGGCGGCGGGAGGGTCGATTCGGCCGAGGCTCTTCATCAAGGAAATGGTGATGCGGAACTTCAAGTCCTACGCTGGAGAACAACGCGTTGGTCCTTTCCACAAG AGCTTCACGGCGGTGGTTGGACCCAACGGGAGCGGGAAGAGCAACGTCATTGACGCAATGCTGTTCGTCTTTGGGAAGCGAGCGAAGCAG ATGCGTTTGAACAAAGTATCTGAGCTTATTCATAATTCAACCAATCACCAGAATTTGGACAGTGCAGGGGTTTCTGTTCATTTCCAGGAGATTGTTGATTTG GATGATGGAACGTATGAGGCTGTTCCTGGAAGTGATTTTGTGATTACCAGGGTTGCTTTCCGTGATAACTCCTCGAAGTATTATATTAATGACAGGACCAGTAACTTCACTGAAGTTACCAAGAAGCTTAAAGGAAAAGGTGTTGACCTTGACAATAATAGATTTCTAATCCTTCAG GGTGACGTTGAGCAGATATCACTTATGAAACCAAAAGCTCAAGGACCTCACGATGAAGGTTTTTTAGAATATCTGGAAGACATCATTGGAACAAACAAATATGTTGAAAAGATTGATGAGTCGTATAAACA ATTAGAAACTCTGAACGAGAAACGATCTGGAGTGGTTCAAATGGTTAAGCTTTCTGAGAAAGAAAGAGATGGCTTGGAG GATGTGAAAAATGAAGCTGAAGCATACATGCTGAAGGAGTTATCTTTGCTGAAATGGCAAGAGAAAGCTACAAAGTTGGCCCTTGATGATACTGGTGCAAAAATGGATGAGAAACATGAGATAATTTCTAGCCTAGAAGAAAGTCTCAAGGCAGAAAG GGATAAAATCCAAGAGAGCAAACAAACTTTGGAGGAGATAGAAGCCAAGCACAACAAGCATTTAAAAAGACAAGAG GAGCTAGATAGTGATATGAGGAAGTGCAAGGAGGAGTTCAAAGAATTTGAGAGACAAGATGTCAAGTTTCAGGAAGATTTCAAGCATGTGAGCCAGAAAATAAAGAAGCTGGAGGATAAAGTTGAAAAA GATTCTTCAAAACATGACTCCCTTGTAAAGGAGGGTGAGAACTCAATGGATCTGATACCAAAACTTGAGGACAATATCCCAAAACTGCAACAATTGTTGCTTGATGAGGAGAAGATCTTAGAAGAGATAATTGATTGCTCCAAAG TTGAAACTGAGAAGTTCCGCTCTGAGCTTGCTAAAATTCGTGCCGAGCTTGAACCATGGGAAAAAGATTTGATCGAGCACAAGGGGAAACTTGATGTTGCATCTACTGAGACTAAGCTTCTAAATGAAAAG CATGAAGCTTCTCATAAAGCTTTTAAGGAAGCTCAAAGTCAGATGAAAATCATATCAGAAACAATTGAATCAAAAACTGCCAGCATTTCTCAAATTATGGGTGATATAGAAAAGAGAAAGCATGACGCAGTGGAAGCACACCAAGTGGAAGAA GAATGTATTAAAGAACAAGATGCGTTGATACCTCTAGAGCAAGCTGCCAGACAAAAGGTTGCAGAGCTGAAGTCTGTAATGGATTCTGAGAAAAGTCAGGGATCAGTTCTAAAGGAAATCTTGAAAGCTAAGGAAACCAAGAAAATAGAGGGAATATATGGACGCATGGGTGATTTAGGGGCTATTGATG CAAAGTATGATATTGCAGTATCAACAGCGTGTGCTGGTCTTGATTATATTGTAGTGGAAACAACAAATGCAGCTCAAGCATGTGTTGAGCTGCTTCGTCGAGAGAATCTTGGTGTTGCTACGTTCATGATATTG GAGAAGCAAGTTGACCTTCTTCCAATGTTAAAAAAGAAAGTTAGCACCCCAGAGGGGGTCCCGCGCCTTTTTGATTTAGTAAAAGTACATGATGAAAGAATGAAGCTTGCTTTCTTTGCTGCCCTGAGAAATACGGTTGTTGCTAAGGATCTAGACCAG GCAACACGTATAGCATACGGTGGCAACCATGAGTTTCGACGAGTCGTTACTCTTGATGGTGCACTTTTTGAAAAATCAGGAACAATGAGTGGTGGGGGAAGTAAACCCCGTGGGGGGAAGATGGGGACATCTATTCGAGCTACCAGTGTGTCTACAGAAGCGGTTGCAAATGCTGAAAAGGAGTTATCTGGATTAGCTAATAAATTGAATGACATTCGCGAAAGAATAGCAGATGCTGTGAGACGATATCAAGCCTCTGAAAAAGCTATTGGTTCTTTGGAAATGGAGTTGGCTAAAAGCCAGAAGGAG GTTGATAGTTTGACATCACAACATAAATACATTGAAAAGCAACTTGATTCCCTTGAGGCTGCATCAAATCCGCAGCAAGATGAGCTTGATAGACTGGAAGAGTTGAAGAAGATTATTTCTGCAGAAGAAAGGGAGGTTAACAGACTTATTGATGGGTCTAAACAACTAAAGAGAAAG GCTGCAGAGCTacagaaaaatatagaaaatgctGGTGGGGAGAAACTAAAATCTCAGAAGTCAAAGGTCCAGAAAATTCAGTCT GATATCGATAAGAACCAATCAGAGATTAACCGCCACAAGGTACAAATAGAGACGGGAcaaaagatgatgaaaaagttGATTAAGGGAATTGAGGAGTCAAAGAAGGAGGTAGAACGCCTTActggagaaaaagaaaagttgaaGTCCAAGTTTAAAGAAATTGAACAGAAAGCATTTGGTGCTCAAGAAAGTtataagaaaatagaagag CTGATGTACAAACATAAGGTTGTCTTGGATGAAGCAAAGGCAGAGTACGAAAAGATGAAAAAAGCGGTGGATGTATTGCGGGCATCTGAG GTTGATGCTGATTtcaaactaaaagatatgaagaaagcatgcaaagaaTTGGAAATGAGGGGGAAGGGTTACAAGAAAAGACTTGATGAGTTGCAAACTACTATTAGCAAGCATCTTGAGCA AATCCAAGTTGATTTAGTAGATCCCGAAAAGCTACAGGCTACATTGGCTGATGATAATCTTAATGCGGCTTGTGACCTTAAAAAGGCCCTTGAAATGGTTGGATTGCTTGAAGCACAGTTGAAGGAGATGAATCCAAATCTTGATTCAATTGCAGA GTACCGGAAGAAGGTACAACTGTACAATGAGCGAGTTGAAGAACTTAATGCAGTCACCCAGGAGCGGGATGATATAAAGAAGCAAtatgatgagtggagaaagaagag ATTAGATGAGTTTATGGAAGGATTTAATGCCATATCTTTAAAGTTAAAGGAAATGTACCAGATGATTACACTAGGAGGTGATGCAGAACTTGAGCTGGTGGATTCTTTGGATCCTTTTTCTGAAGGTGTTGTGTTCAGTGTTAGACCGCCAAAGAAAAGCTGGAAAAATATTGCTAATCTATCGGGTGGAGAAAAG ACTCTTAGCTCATTGGCACTTGTATTTGCCCTTCATCATTACAAGCCCACCCCCCTCTATGTAATGGATGAAATTGATGCTGCCCTGG ACTTCAAGAATGTATCTATTGTTGGGCATTATGTAAAGGATAGGACCAAGGATGCTCAGTTCGTGATCATTAG CCTCAGGAATAATATGTTTGAATTGGCCGATAGACTAGTTGGGATTTATAAGACTGATAATTGCACGAAGAGCATTACGATTGATCCAGCGAGTTTTGTTGTATGCCAAAAGGCTGCTTAA